TCTTCCGGAGAAATTTCTTTTGATATGTAGCCACAATAAGCGGTGTTGTTTTGAAGAAGAGGTTCAGTTGTTAACTGGGGGTGCTTTTGAGCGCTTGCCTCAAACATCATAGTACCGGGGATAGGGGAGTATTCTGCCGTTTTTGCTACAGCGCCAAGGGAATGAACAAATTCAATGGCATTTTTTACACTTTCGAAGCGCTGCCCAGGCAGGCCAATGAGAATATATGTTTCAATGTCTTCTTGGGAATATCCTGCCCTTAGAAGATGGGTTACAGCTTTGACGTATTGGTGTTCTGAAACTTTTTCTGAACTTGCTTTTTGTATGATGGGGTCAGTGCTTTCCAGGCTCAGTCGTATTGTTTTAAAACCAGTATCAAATAAAACCCTGGCACATTTCTCATCAATTTCTCTAACATGTAATCCGTTAGGCGTGTGAAAACGAAGGTGTGAAAAAGATTTCCGCAATCTTCCACACAGCGGATAAAAATGGAATTCTTTATTGATAAGAAGCGCATCGTCATAAAAGGCCATATCACGAACAGTAGGAATCCTTTCCTGAAAAGATATTTCGTGTATAATCTCTTCTACCTCTCTTTGTCGGAAGCAGGGCCAAAGCAGTTTGGAAGCGCAATATTGACAGTGTAAAGGGCATCCCCAGGAAGTCATAATGACTCCATATTCTGGCTGGTTGTATAAATCTAGAGCAGGATAGGGGCTTTCCAGACAGAGGGGGGCGGTTTGAACTCCATTGGCTCCGATGGTTCGGGCATGCTCCGGGCAGAGCTGGGCATAAAAGCCTCCTAGCAGCACGGGAGTGTGTGGAAATATTCTTTTGACACGGTCAAGGCACCACTGGATTCCGGGATACCAGTAGGTCATCCCCGAAGTAAGCAGAATAACATCAGGTGTGGGAGTTTTTTTAAGCCTTTCCAGGAAATCTTCTTCTTCCATTCCAAAGTGGTAATATTTTCTGGGGATATGACTATAGCAAGCCGGTTTTTCAACCTTGCGTCGCAAAGGCTTGTAACGGCCAAAGGTCTTTGGCGTTTCTCGTCCTTCATAGATGCAATCGATAAGATAGACAGAGTTTTTTTGTTCTCGGAGGGTTTCTAAAATGTACAAAAGACCTAATGGCTTAGCCCAAAAATCGAAATAGGCGAAGTCAAAAACAGGAGGGTTAATCCCTAGAATAGTTTTGTTATGAAGACTTTTTAAGTACAGACTGTAATCACTCATTTCAAGCACAGTATAGCAGATTTGTTAAAGAGTCGAGAGAATAGTCTGGCCAGGGAGTGAAAAGATATGGGAAAAACAGAATTTGAAAAGGGGTTTTTGGCAGCGCTCGCGGCTTTTGGCGCGTGGGGGTTGCTTCCTGCCTACTGGAAACAGCTGGATAACTTACAGCCCCTCCAGATTCTATGTCACAGGATCGTTTGGTCTTTGTTATTTGTCGCCATGGTTTTGACTGTTCAACGTCGCTGGGGAAGCGTCGTTAAAGCCATAAAAACACGAAAGACACTGGGGCTCCTGTTGTTGAGTGGCCTTGCCATAGGGGTGAACTGGTTTATTTATATCTGGGCAGTCAATTCGGGGAAGGTGATCGAAACAAGTCTGGGTTATTTTATCAACCCCCTTGTAAGCGTGTTGTTTGCTGTTCTTTTTCTACGGGAGAAGCTGAGCACTTTACAGTGGAGTGCTATTGTTCTCGCTGGTCTAGCTATCTTGTATCAGGTTATTTTAGTAGGCAGGGTCCCCTTTGCGGCCCTTAGCATTGCCGTGTCTTTCGCCTTATATGCCCTTATCCGAAAAGTGGCCGAGGTAGAGTCTTTTCCCGGACTTTTCATAGAAACCCTTCTTTTGGTTTTTCCCGCGTTATTCTATCTTTTTGTTGGACTTCCGGAAGAACCGTTCCTGGCAGGGGAAACGGCACAGCAGAAGATATGGCTATTAAGTAGCGGAATTGTAACATCACTGCCTCTGATATGTTTTGCATATGGAGCGAGGCGGCTTCCATTAAGTATGTTGGGTATTATGGAGTATTTGGCTCCCACATTGTCATTTCTGCTGGGCTTCTTTGTTTATAAAGAGCCGTTTGATCGAGTACAGTTGCTTACTTTTGTTTGTGTATGGGTGGCGCTTGCTCTCTTTACGGGAGAGAAATTGTTACGTTGGCGCAGAATGCAGCATCCTGACAAAGATTTGGTGTAAAATAATAGAAATCGAAACAATTTTCACTCGTGGGAGTGAAATAAGAAAAAGGTTCTGAAGAGGTGAGGATTATGAAAAGACCTTTGTTAATATTGGCGATATGTATGGCTATTTTTGCGGCATTAGGCGTAAGTGCTGCGGACGCAAGCGATTTCTCTCTTTTTGAGATTCGAGAGATAGCAGTAAAGGGGTCCAAGCTTCATATTAGAGGAGATGCGGACCTCCCGGAAGGTGCGATGCTGAATATAGCTCTTCACTTTCCAGGGTTTGATGGAAAACCAGGGAATAAAAAAGACATTAAGGTACATGTAAACAAGAACCATTTTTTTATACAGGTCCGTTTGCCAAAAGATAGAAAGGATTGTCCCTGGATTGGAATTTTGCGGGCAATCTTCAGGCCATCTTTACAGGAAGAGAAAATAAAAAAACAAGTTGGACCCAAAGGGGAACATTTAAAAGGCATCAAGGTTCGCTTTGAAAATGGGGAAAACATTTTTTTTGACGAAAGAGATTTCTCCTTAGAACTTTAGATATCTTCATGTGGCAGGCCTTTAATAGAGGAGGGCCTGCTTTTTTTAATGAAAAGGTGAAGCAGTTTCGCGCTTCCTCCCTGAAGAGGCAGCTTGCTGAGCTCTTTTGGCATCACCCATTTGAAAGGGGTTTCAACGTGAACAAGAGACGGCAGGGATGCCACATAGCCATTGAGATCAATCTGAGTGTTCATAATAGAGTGGCGAACCCTTCCGAGGCTCCGGAGTGTAAAAGAAGCTGTTCCCAGTACTTTGTCTATTTCTTTCATAAGTACTTCCTCTGCAGCTAGATCATCATGTTCAAAACCCCATGGGAATTCCCATAGGCCACCCCAGGAACCGTCTGTTTCCCTTTGTCTCAATAATATAAATTTATCGCAATAGAAAATCCCTGCCACAGCCTTCTTTTTTTGAATTCCAGCTTTTTTATTTGTAATAGGTCGATTATTTTGTTCCCCTTCTTGGAAAGCCTGGCAGAATTTCTGCAAGGGGCAAAGAGGACATCGCGGCGACCGTGGAATGCATACAAGAGCGCCTAGTTCCATTACGGACTGGTTGAAGTCCCGAGCATTTTCAGAAGGGAGTGTGGATAATACATAATTGTTTAGAAGATCCAGCCCCATCCCACTTATAACCGGCATATCTATATTGAAAAGTCGAGCGAAAACCCTTCGTACATTTCCGTCTACAGCTGGAAAGGGCAGATTATAGGCAATGCTCAGAATAGCTCCTGCGGTATATGCGCCAATGCCTGGCAGTTTTCGTAGCACGGCTTCATCTGGAGGAACTGTAGAATACCCCATATGCACAAGCTGTTTTGCGGCTTTTAGAATATTTCTGGCTCGAGAATAATATCCTAACCCCTCCCACAACTTTAAAATTTCTTCCTCTGATGCTTCAGTGAGTTCTGCAAGGTTCGGAAACCGTTCCATCCAGTGGTTGAAGAAGGGTATCACTCTATCTATTTGAGTCTGCTGCAACATTATCTCTGAAATCCAAACCTCATAGGGATTGTAGGAATGGCGCCATGGAAGGTTTCGCTTGTGGCAGTAGAACCATTCAAGCAATATTTTTGAGATCATACCCCATACCTCGTCCAAAAGATGCCAGGTGTTTTGTTAAATAGTCTATAATAATCGATGAGGAAGCAGCCTTTTTTGCTGGCTGCTCTCTTCTTTCTCTGAAAAGGATGGATAGCGGTTTCTTGTACATAGATAGTCTCCTCGAGAATATAGTACCTTTCTTTCATAGGTATTATATAGCTTCAAGTATGGCAGGGGGTGCAATATGGATTTGGAAAAATGGCAAGACTTTGCGTGGCTAATGGTAAAAACCCAAATAGAGAGCAGAGGGGTGGAGGATGAAAGAGTTCTTCAGGCTATGAAGAAGGTTCCAAGGCATCTTTTTGTTGCCGAAGAGTATCAGTCCCTTGCCTATGTTGACGCACCTCTTCCAATTGGGGAAAGTCAGACTATTTCACAGCCTTACATGGTGGCATTAATGACAGAGCTTCTTCAGGTTTCTCCAGGTATGAAGATTCTCGAAATAGGAACAGGATCCGGTTACCAGGCTGCAGTTTTAGCTGAGATTGGAGCAAAAGTTTTCTCAATAGAACGCATTTCATCTCTTGCAAAAAAGGCGAGAAATGTGTTAAGTAAAGCTGGTTATGAAGTAGTTGTTGTTACTGCTGACGGCAGGGAGGGGTATGCCCAGGAAGCTCCCTATAATGGAATTATTGTAACAGCGGCGGCAGATAGAGTAGAAGAGGCATGGAGGGATCAACTTTCAATAGGAGGGCGTCTTGTAGTGCCATTGAGTGTGGATGTTGGGTTACAGCGTTTGGTAGTTTTGTTAAAAAAGAAAAATCAATGGATCGATACGTGGCATGATTATTGCCGTTTTGTGCCGGTTATGCCAGGAACAAGAACAGAGAAAAGGGAAGGAGCCGATGGGTGATGGACATACGAATTCGAACAGGAGAAATTGAAATCAACGCTGCCTTAAATAATTCTGTGACTGCTTCTCGTATCTTAAAAATATTACCTATAAAAAGTAGGGCAAACACGTGGGGAGAAGAAATTTATTTCATGATCCCCCTTATTGCAGACTTAGAGGATGGAAAAGAGGTAGTAGAAGCCGGGGACATCGCTTTTTGGCCTACTGGAAGTGCATTCTGCATTTTTTTTGGTCCAACTCCTGCCAGTAAAGGGGACGAAATCAGGCCAGCCAGCGCAGTGACAGTTGTGGGAAAGATCAAAGGAAACCTGGAAATTTTAAAAACAGTGAAGAATGGGGACCCTATTATTATTGAGCGAGCCTGATAAAAGAATGGATAAAGAGGGGCGGCATTTTTTAGCCGCCCCTCTTTATCTTTAATTTTTCTTTAAAAACTATACTTCCATGTGATGTAAATACTTCGTTCAGGGCCGTAATATTCCCAGCCAGCGGAATCGTACATAAATTCTTCATCGAAGAGATTGTAGCAGCTTAGGCGAAGGGTATGATCTCCAGAGCGCCACTCCGCAAAAACATCGGTCTGGAAATAATCATCGCCGGAGGGGTAGCCGTTGCGGTTAGCCAGATAAGAGAAATCGACCCCGGCAGTCCATGGACCAGAATGATATTCAGCAGAAGTTTTTAAAAGCCATTCGGGGAACCCGTAGCTGTTAACCCATTCGTCATTTGATTTTTCCTGAGCCTTCATCCAGGTGCCGCTAAGGCTCAGAGTCCACTTCGACGTGATGTCCCATCTCCTTAAGGCTTCCAATCCATAGGATTTGAACTGATCAACGTTTTCGTAGGTGCTGTTTCGCCAAATAATCTTGTCTTCCATGTCGGAGTAAAAAAGTCCAAGGTTCCAGCTGCCGGAGTGGTCAGCCCCTTTTATGCCGAGGTCATAGCTCCAACCCTTTTCTGGCTTGAGGTTTGGATTTCCAACAGTTCCCCACGGCCCTTTGGCGTAGAGTTCGTAAATGCTTGGCATGGCGAAGAAACGTCCCGCAGACAGATACCATGTGCTTCCATTGTCCAGAGGGTACTGAAGGGTCAATTTAGGCATGAGCTCATTGTGGTTTTCCGCATCATCCTGGCGCCAGATTTCGTATCTTAGCCCAAGGGTTCCTATAAAATCGCCGATGGGGCGGGAAAACTCTGCGAAGGGAGCGTAATTTGTTCGGTTCTGTTCCACTTCCGGATCAAAAGAGGAACCACGGAATGTTGATTCTTCTCTTCTAAAAAACAGTCCCCATGAAGCCAAAGTTTCTCCCCATTGTTTCTGTTTTGCGAATTCTGTGGTGAAAGCCCGATCCTTATAGTAATTATCAGGATTTTGCAAAATATAATATCGCTGGTCATCGTATCCCATAAGAATGTAGTAATTGCTGCCGGCATAGCGGAGGGCGTATCTTTGATATTGCCCCTTTTCACTATTTATATCCACGGGTGTAAACCAGCCGGGAGTTTCATATTCATTTTTATATTCTCCGATTTCACTTTTTAAAAACCAGTTTTTCCCGCTAAAAGTGAAACCGTAAGCGTCCTCTCGATACTTAAGAGCATAAAAATCTTCCATGGAGAACGTATCTTTTAAAAGACGGTGTCTGCCTTCTTCTTTTCGAGAGTACCAGAGTCCCGCATTTAGACCGTTATCAGCGGCATTTCCTTGAATAGCATAGCGTCGCCAGTCATTAGGGCCGATTTCTCCTTCCAAAAAGCCGCCCTGAGCGCCTTTCTTGGTAATGATGTTAATAACGCCTCCCGCAGCCATAGAACCGTAAACAGCAGAACCCGCACCTTTTACAACGTGTATCTCCTCGATATTGCTGATCGGAAAGCTTCTGAAATCAACGGTTGCAGCTCCAGCGCCATGAGAGGATCTGTAATAAGGGATACCGTCAACGAGAACCAGTATTTCCGTTAAAAAACCACGGATTGTAACCTGAGAAGCGTTTGAAAAGCCAGATTTTTGCTTTACAAACATTCCTGGTACATGCTTTTCAAGAACAGTTGCCAGATCCTTTGAGCCGCTTTGATCTATCTGGCCGCGGGTAATAACGTAGGTTGGCGCGGGCACTTCTTCCAGACTTGTAGCCAAACGGCTTCCCGTTACTAGTTCCTCAGGAACCTCGTAGACTTTTTCTGTCCCTGTTGCGCTTGTTGCAAAAAATGCTAGCAACAAAACCATAGACAACATGATGAGTCTCTTTTTCTGAATCACTGTAGTCCCTCCTAAATGAAATAAAAAATAAGTGGCGAGGAAAGGATTGATACGACAACCTTTCCTCGCCACACAGAAGGGCAAAAAGAAGAGTTATCATATCACGCCCTCGCATGATAATGAACCACCAAGCTTTCCGATCGGTCTCCTGACTCCAGTTCATCCTCCCTCGCGCCTTCCCGGAAATTCCAGTGGCTTTGCGAGTTCGTCGCTGTTACAGTGGCGGGGCCGTTCTGGCTTTGCACCAGATTCCCTATACCGGAAAACAGACTTTCTTATTTGATTTTATCAGATATCATAGCCATAATTGATTGCTAGTCAAGTGTTTTTTGATTTACAGCCGATGTAAACCGTATAGTAAAATCTTTTTTGAAGGCCCTGAGTGTGAGGATAAATATGATAAAAAGAATTTCTCTCTTATTTTTATTTTTTTTCGTCATTACCCCTTCTGTGTGGGGATCTCCCCATCCCTTTCCAGAAGTTTCTTTGCAATATGCCCATGGCTTCAGAGTAGAGTGCGGAAATGGTTATTATGTGGTTACAGTAGACAGACCGTGCTCAGATGCCGCGGATTCCCAGTCCTATCTATTGTTGTCAAAGGGAGGATCTGTGCCTGAAGCCCATAAGGATTTGCCGGTCATATATATACCAGTCAAGCGGATTATTACGACTTCCATGACGATGCTTCCTTTTATAGAAAGACTTACGGATAAGAGTTCTCTCGTTGGTGTGGGGGGGAAGCGCTATGTTTATTCCGAGGACATCAGAAACTTGAACCTCCTCGATGTGGCATCAGATGCCGGATCAGGGCTTCGTATCGACGTTGAGAAGATTCTTTCCCTCCAGCCGGATGTAGTGTTTGTCTATACCTACACTGCAACGGAAAAAGAAGCAGCAGAAAGATTGGCCGCGCTAGGAGTTCCTATTGTCATTGCCTCTGATTATCTGGAAGAAACGCCCCTTGGCATGGCAGAGTGGATCAAGTTCGTTGCGCTTTTTCTAGGAGAAGAAAAAAAAGCTGAGATTTTTTTTAGAGGAGTATCAGAGCGATATAATTGCCTGAAAGAGCTTGCAAATAAGGCAGAGGCCCGCCCCACTGTTATGGTTAACGCAGCTATAGGCGGTATGTGGTATGTTTCAGGGGGGCGAAGCTGGCCTGCCCTTCTCATCCGAGATGCTGGCGGTGAATATTTGTGGTCGGAAGTGGATCTTCCCGGGAGTATCCCCATAGATTTTGAAAAGGTGCTGGAACGGGCGCTGAATAGCGATTTTTGGATTAACCCCACGACCTGGCGGAACCTTGACGAGGGGAGGGGGCAGGATTCCCGTTATACAGCATTTCGCCCTTTTCGAGAGAAAAAAGTTTACAATAATAATGCCAGGATTAATGGGGCAGGAGCTAACGACTATTACCAACAGGGCGTCATGCGTCCTGATCTGATACTTGCAGATCTTATCTCTATTTTCCATCCAACCCTGCTTCCAAATCATGAGCTTTATTTCTATCGTCTCTTAGAGGAGGGAACAGGCAAATGAGACGCTATCCTTTCATTTTTTTTATAGCAGTGTCTTTTCTGGGAATTTTTTTTGCTGCTTTGTCCCTTTCTTTAGGGTCGGTTTCTATCCCTTTTTACGAGCTATGGAATGTGATCTTTAACCATGGTGGTATAGAAAATGGGTGGAGGATTATTGTTCTTGAATTACGTCTGCCCCGTATTCTTACTTCCCTGGCAGCAGGCAGCGCATTATCTGTAGCCGGGTTGGGAATGCAGACCCTTTTTCAGAATCCCCTTGCTGGCCCATTTGTCCTTGGCATCAACGCGGGAGCCAGTTTAGGCGTAGCATTAGCGACCCTCCTTACCGGGGCTTTAGCAAGCTTAGGCCTAGCGGCATCTTCATGGCTTGGAAGTTCTCTTGTCCTTTTCGTAATGATAGGTATTGCAGGACGGCTCAAAAATAACATAACACTTTTAATATTAGGTCTTATGTTCGGGTACGGTGTTAGCGCCCTTGTGAGCGTTTTGATTCATTTTAGCTCCCCTGAACAAATACAACAGTTTGTTTTATGGAGTTTCGGTAGTTTTTCTTCCGTAACATGGCAACAGCTCTCTCTTTTCGTGCCAGTTTCTTTGTCAGGTGTAATGGCGATGTTTTTTCTCGCCAAACCGTTGAATGCCCTTTTGCTAGGGGAATCTTATGCTTCAACTATGGGAGTATCTGTACGCCATATACGCCTGGCATTGGTTTTTGTTACAGCCATTCTTGCTGGAACCGTAACTGCCTTCTGCGGTCCCATTGCTTTTCTTGGAATGGCAGTTCCCCATTTATGCAGACACTTCTTGAAAAGCGGGGATCATCGTCTTCTTATTCCTGCCAGTGCTCTAAGTGGGGGAGTCCTCGCCCTTGCCGCAGATTTTTTTGCCCATTTGCCTGGAAGTGCTCTTGTATTGCCTCTTAATGCCGTTACGTCCCTTGTGGGGGCTCCTGTTGTTGTCTGGGTTATACTTCGAAGCCCATATGGAGCAAAAGTATCATGAGTTTGAAGCGGCCCCTACTCGCAACCCAAGACCTCTCTATAGGGTATGGTCCGAAAAAAGGAACAACTCTTGTCGCTGGTCCTATCGCAACATCCCTTTATGAAGGAGAGTTGGTTTGTCTTATTGGTCCCAACGGTGTTGGTAAAACAACATTGCTGAAAACCCTGGCAGGAACCCAAAACCCTTTAGGTGGGGAAATAAGGGTTTTGGAATCTTCTCTGGCAGAACTTTCTCATAAGAAGCGGGCACAATTGCTGAGTTTCGTCATATCTGGCCGGCCCGCGATCCAGGGTTTCTCTGTCTTTGAATTAGTCGCCCTTGGACGGCACCCCTATACAAACTGGAAGGGAGAACTTGAAGACAGGGATATAAAAGCAGTGGAGAAGGCTCTTGTAGAGGTGAATGCCTGGCATTTGTCAGGGCGCGATTTTGCAAAGCTGAGCGATGGAGAAAGTCAACGTGTCCTTATAGCGAGGGCCCTTGCCCAGGATACCCCTATTTTGCTCCTTGACGAGCCTACGGCATTTCTTGATTTGCCCCGAAAAGTGGAACTTCTTTCTCTTTTGAGGCAGTATGCCTGGAAGATGAACAAAGGAGTTCTTATGTCGGTGCACGACATAGATTTAGCCTTGCGTTTTGCTGATCGCATCTGGGTCATGTCCCCCAGTCATTCTTTTACTGTTGGGATTCCGGAGGATCTGGTGCTGTCCGGCGTTATAGAGGAAGTATTCTCATCAGAAACCATCAGATTTGAC
This region of Aminobacterium colombiense DSM 12261 genomic DNA includes:
- a CDS encoding B12-binding domain-containing radical SAM protein, producing the protein MSDYSLYLKSLHNKTILGINPPVFDFAYFDFWAKPLGLLYILETLREQKNSVYLIDCIYEGRETPKTFGRYKPLRRKVEKPACYSHIPRKYYHFGMEEEDFLERLKKTPTPDVILLTSGMTYWYPGIQWCLDRVKRIFPHTPVLLGGFYAQLCPEHARTIGANGVQTAPLCLESPYPALDLYNQPEYGVIMTSWGCPLHCQYCASKLLWPCFRQREVEEIIHEISFQERIPTVRDMAFYDDALLINKEFHFYPLCGRLRKSFSHLRFHTPNGLHVREIDEKCARVLFDTGFKTIRLSLESTDPIIQKASSEKVSEHQYVKAVTHLLRAGYSQEDIETYILIGLPGQRFESVKNAIEFVHSLGAVAKTAEYSPIPGTMMFEASAQKHPQLTTEPLLQNNTAYCGYISKEISPEELQILKNMAHHIHNPLETGGKNIV
- the rarD gene encoding EamA family transporter RarD; the protein is MGKTEFEKGFLAALAAFGAWGLLPAYWKQLDNLQPLQILCHRIVWSLLFVAMVLTVQRRWGSVVKAIKTRKTLGLLLLSGLAIGVNWFIYIWAVNSGKVIETSLGYFINPLVSVLFAVLFLREKLSTLQWSAIVLAGLAILYQVILVGRVPFAALSIAVSFALYALIRKVAEVESFPGLFIETLLLVFPALFYLFVGLPEEPFLAGETAQQKIWLLSSGIVTSLPLICFAYGARRLPLSMLGIMEYLAPTLSFLLGFFVYKEPFDRVQLLTFVCVWVALALFTGEKLLRWRRMQHPDKDLV
- the mutY gene encoding A/G-specific adenine glycosylase is translated as MISKILLEWFYCHKRNLPWRHSYNPYEVWISEIMLQQTQIDRVIPFFNHWMERFPNLAELTEASEEEILKLWEGLGYYSRARNILKAAKQLVHMGYSTVPPDEAVLRKLPGIGAYTAGAILSIAYNLPFPAVDGNVRRVFARLFNIDMPVISGMGLDLLNNYVLSTLPSENARDFNQSVMELGALVCIPRSPRCPLCPLQKFCQAFQEGEQNNRPITNKKAGIQKKKAVAGIFYCDKFILLRQRETDGSWGGLWEFPWGFEHDDLAAEEVLMKEIDKVLGTASFTLRSLGRVRHSIMNTQIDLNGYVASLPSLVHVETPFKWVMPKELSKLPLQGGSAKLLHLFIKKSRPSSIKGLPHEDI
- a CDS encoding protein-L-isoaspartate(D-aspartate) O-methyltransferase, which translates into the protein MDLEKWQDFAWLMVKTQIESRGVEDERVLQAMKKVPRHLFVAEEYQSLAYVDAPLPIGESQTISQPYMVALMTELLQVSPGMKILEIGTGSGYQAAVLAEIGAKVFSIERISSLAKKARNVLSKAGYEVVVVTADGREGYAQEAPYNGIIVTAAADRVEEAWRDQLSIGGRLVVPLSVDVGLQRLVVLLKKKNQWIDTWHDYCRFVPVMPGTRTEKREGADG
- a CDS encoding cyclophilin-like fold protein, with amino-acid sequence MDIRIRTGEIEINAALNNSVTASRILKILPIKSRANTWGEEIYFMIPLIADLEDGKEVVEAGDIAFWPTGSAFCIFFGPTPASKGDEIRPASAVTVVGKIKGNLEILKTVKNGDPIIIERA
- a CDS encoding TonB-dependent receptor plug domain-containing protein, whose product is MIQKKRLIMLSMVLLLAFFATSATGTEKVYEVPEELVTGSRLATSLEEVPAPTYVITRGQIDQSGSKDLATVLEKHVPGMFVKQKSGFSNASQVTIRGFLTEILVLVDGIPYYRSSHGAGAATVDFRSFPISNIEEIHVVKGAGSAVYGSMAAGGVINIITKKGAQGGFLEGEIGPNDWRRYAIQGNAADNGLNAGLWYSRKEEGRHRLLKDTFSMEDFYALKYREDAYGFTFSGKNWFLKSEIGEYKNEYETPGWFTPVDINSEKGQYQRYALRYAGSNYYILMGYDDQRYYILQNPDNYYKDRAFTTEFAKQKQWGETLASWGLFFRREESTFRGSSFDPEVEQNRTNYAPFAEFSRPIGDFIGTLGLRYEIWRQDDAENHNELMPKLTLQYPLDNGSTWYLSAGRFFAMPSIYELYAKGPWGTVGNPNLKPEKGWSYDLGIKGADHSGSWNLGLFYSDMEDKIIWRNSTYENVDQFKSYGLEALRRWDITSKWTLSLSGTWMKAQEKSNDEWVNSYGFPEWLLKTSAEYHSGPWTAGVDFSYLANRNGYPSGDDYFQTDVFAEWRSGDHTLRLSCYNLFDEEFMYDSAGWEYYGPERSIYITWKYSF
- a CDS encoding ABC transporter substrate-binding protein, which encodes MIKRISLLFLFFFVITPSVWGSPHPFPEVSLQYAHGFRVECGNGYYVVTVDRPCSDAADSQSYLLLSKGGSVPEAHKDLPVIYIPVKRIITTSMTMLPFIERLTDKSSLVGVGGKRYVYSEDIRNLNLLDVASDAGSGLRIDVEKILSLQPDVVFVYTYTATEKEAAERLAALGVPIVIASDYLEETPLGMAEWIKFVALFLGEEKKAEIFFRGVSERYNCLKELANKAEARPTVMVNAAIGGMWYVSGGRSWPALLIRDAGGEYLWSEVDLPGSIPIDFEKVLERALNSDFWINPTTWRNLDEGRGQDSRYTAFRPFREKKVYNNNARINGAGANDYYQQGVMRPDLILADLISIFHPTLLPNHELYFYRLLEEGTGK
- a CDS encoding iron ABC transporter permease — protein: MRRYPFIFFIAVSFLGIFFAALSLSLGSVSIPFYELWNVIFNHGGIENGWRIIVLELRLPRILTSLAAGSALSVAGLGMQTLFQNPLAGPFVLGINAGASLGVALATLLTGALASLGLAASSWLGSSLVLFVMIGIAGRLKNNITLLILGLMFGYGVSALVSVLIHFSSPEQIQQFVLWSFGSFSSVTWQQLSLFVPVSLSGVMAMFFLAKPLNALLLGESYASTMGVSVRHIRLALVFVTAILAGTVTAFCGPIAFLGMAVPHLCRHFLKSGDHRLLIPASALSGGVLALAADFFAHLPGSALVLPLNAVTSLVGAPVVVWVILRSPYGAKVS
- a CDS encoding ABC transporter ATP-binding protein; translated protein: MSLKRPLLATQDLSIGYGPKKGTTLVAGPIATSLYEGELVCLIGPNGVGKTTLLKTLAGTQNPLGGEIRVLESSLAELSHKKRAQLLSFVISGRPAIQGFSVFELVALGRHPYTNWKGELEDRDIKAVEKALVEVNAWHLSGRDFAKLSDGESQRVLIARALAQDTPILLLDEPTAFLDLPRKVELLSLLRQYAWKMNKGVLMSVHDIDLALRFADRIWVMSPSHSFTVGIPEDLVLSGVIEEVFSSETIRFDKEKGGWKLKETPGMGIWIEGDPVAVIWTGRALERKGYKLLSELERSIQSWHASIKVTVDPDPLWVLSFPSGQVAHAASLEEALALLSYYL